AGGCGCGGCGCAGATCGGCCTCCAGTTCGAAGCGGCCCGAGCCGACCGTCTTGAAGGACGGCCTGAACGGCTCGATCCGGTCGCCGCCGAGACGCTTGGCCTCGTACATGGCCAACTCGGCTTCCTTCAACAGTTCTTCGGCGCCGGCACCTTCGGTCCAGCCCGTCAGTCCGATCGATCCCGTCAGCCCGATCTCCGTATCGGTGAAACCGATCGGCGCGCGGATGACGCCGCGCAGGAACTCGGCGAAGGCCGCTACCTCGGCGATATCGGTGCGCGAGTTGAGGATGATGGCGAACCGGTCTGCGTCGAGCCGCGCAAGGGAGTCCTGCGGTTTCAGGACACGCCGCAGCCGCCGTGCGACCGTCAAAAGCACGGTGTCGCCGGTTACGACGCCATAGGCTTCGTTGATGCGGCCGAAATCGTCGAGGTCGATGACGAAGACGGTGGGGCGCATGTCGATCTGGCTGCCGATCAGCGCGGCCAGGGCATCCAGCCGGTCCAGCAGCAATTCGCGGTTGGGCAGCCCGGTCAACTGGTCGTGCAGCGCGTCATGCAGCAGCCGTTCCTCCGACTTGCGGCGGCCTGTGACGTCCTTCAGGGTACCGACGCAACGCACGACCTCGCCGTCGCTGCCGAGCACCGGGCGCGAATGCAGGTTCATCCAGTGGTAATGGCCGTCATCGCCACGGACACGGAAATCCTGCGAGATGCGCCCGCGCCGATGCTCGATGACGGCGTCCAGCGTGGCCTTGAACCTGTCCCTGTCGTCGGGATGCAGAATGGGCAGCCAGTCGCGCGCGGGCCCGTTCATGGTGCGGATGGGAAGGCCCGCCGATTCTTCGGCCTCCGCGCCGACATAGATGCGGTCACGCGTGACGTCCCAATCCCAGATGGCGTCGCCGGTGCCCGACAGCGCCAGCGAACGTCGCTCCATGTCCGATATGGGCCCAGCGGAAACGGTCCCGCCGGCGAATGCGTGCTGCATGACGGTAAAGCCGAACAGCAGCACAATCAGCACCAGCCCGCCGCCGAGGGCCGACTGCACGATATCGTTGTCGATACGCCCCTGTACGGTCATGGCGGCGGCGACGAGCCACCCGCAGACGAGCGCCCAGGTTGGAATCAGCATCACGGCCCTGTCGTAACCCTTGATCGCCAGCGCTAGGATAAGAACCGCACCGATGGCGGCGATGGCCACCATGGACATGCGGGCGACGCCCGATGCGACGGCCGGCTCGAATGCCGCCAGCACGCCGAGGCCACCGAGGCCGCACAGCCATATCACCGTGAATGCGGAGAGCGCGCGATGCCATCGGTTGAGGTTCAGATAGGCGTAGAGGAAAACAACCAGCGTGAAGGCGATCGCCACCTCCGTACCGGCACGCCATAATCGCTCCTGTCCCGGCTGGATGGGCACCAGCTTCTGCCAGAAGTCGAAGTCGATGCAGATATAGGCCAACACCGCCCAGGCCAGGGCCGCCGTGGCCGGGAAGACGGCAGAGCCCTTCACCACGAAGAGGATGGTCAGGAAAACGGCGAGCAGGCCTGCGATGCCCAACACGATGCCGCGATAGAGGGTGAACGCGTTGACGGTATCCTTGTAGGCGTTCGGCTCCCACAGGCGGATTTCCGGCAACCTGTCGGACGACAGTTCGGCAACGAAGGTGATGACCGATCCGGGGTCCAGCGTCACCAGGAACAGGTCCGCCTCCGAGCTTTCCTGCCGATCGAGCGCGAAGCCCTCCGACGGCGTGATGGCGGCGATGCGGCGGGAGCCGAGATCGGGCCATACGACGCCCGAACCGGCCAGCTTGAAATGCGGCGCCACCACCAGCCTGTCGATCTGCGTGTCGGCATTGTTGGCGAGCGAAAAGACGGCCCAGTTGCCGGACGGGTTCGCCGAAACGGATTCCACCTCGATGCGGCGGACGATGCCGTCGGCGCCCGGCACGGTGGAAACCTGGAAATTGTTGCCGCCGACGCGATGCAACTCCACCGCCGGCATCAGGTCCACGGCAACGGTGTCGCGGCCGATGCTGACCGGCTCGAGCGCCCGGGCGACGCCCATGACGGCCAGAAGCGCAAGCACGGTGGCAAAGAGCCGCAGAGCAACGGATTGAAAGAAGCGACCGGTGATCACAACGAAGGCTCTCGGTGGCTCACTTGCGTCATCTCCAATCCCTGTGCGGCGGCTTGCTGCCGCACGGCCGAACGGCACACGGCACTCAACGGCGGTCGGCATCGCGACCCATGCGCCGCGAACGCGACCAATCTTCGGCAAGGAGGGAGTAAAGATTATGGTCTTCCCATTCGCCAGCAATCTTCAGGTATTTTCTCAAATAGCCCTCTTGCCGAAAACCTGCCCTTTCGAGCAGCCGGCTCGATCTTTCGTTCGATGGCAGGCACGCGGCTTCCAGCCGATGCAGGCCCTCGACATCGAATGCGTAAATGCTCACCAGACGCACGGCGGCGGACATATGGCCGCGCCCGGCGTAGCGCTCCCCCATCCAGTATCCGAGCGTGCCCGACTGGGCAACGCCTCGCCGGATGAGGCCGAGGGAAAGTCCACCGTAGAGCGTGGCGCCACCATCCCCGAAGACGAAGAAATTATAGGCCGTGCGCTCCCGCGCCTCGCCTCGATAGCGAGACAGCCGCTCGCGATAGGCATTGCGGCTCAGCTCATCGTCGCTCCAGGCCGGTTCCCAGGGCGCCAGAAAGCCCTGGCTTTCCTCTCTCAGCTCTGCCCAGGCCGCATAGTCGCGGATTTCGGGAAGGCGCAGCACGAGGCCGTCACCCTCCAGCCGAGGGGCCGTGACACGGGAAAGCCAGTCGAGAAACGCCATAACCGACCCGCTTCAGCTCCTTGCGCTCGATGCCCTGCCTGGTTCAGGTGCCGGTAGCGGCGCGCCGTCAGCGCGCCGAAACCCGCCGGGGCACTTCGCCCCCGGGGGTGCCCAGCCGCTCGCTCAGCGCCTCTATCGTCGGCAGGTGCCCGACCGGCCCGATTGCCGCCAGCGTGGGCCGGGATCCAAGGAAGGTGCGCCCCGCCAGGTCGGCCAGGCGCTCCGCGGAGATGGCCGCCAGCCTGTCGAGAAGCTCGGTATTGTCGATTGGCGCGCCCTTGAACATGAGCTGCCGTGCGATCTGGGCCGCCCGCGAGGCAGGGCTTTCCTGGCTCATGAGAAGGCTGGACCGCATCTGCGCGCGAGCCCGGTTCACTTCCTTTTCGGTGATGCCGGAAGCGGCGCGCATCAGCTCGTCGATAATGACGGGCGCCAGCTCGGCCAGTTCCTCCTCGCCGGTCGCGGCGTGGACGCCGAAGATGCCGCTATCGGAAAAGCTCCAATGGAAGGCCGATACGGCATAGCACAGGCCGCGGCTTTCGCGGATCTCCTGGAACAGCCGCGAGGACATGCCGCCACCGAGGATGATCGACAGCACCTGCGAGGCATAGAAGTCGCGGGCGTAATAGGGGCGGCCCTCGAAGCCCAGCACGATCTGGGCGTCGGCAAGATCGCGCGCTTCGCGGAAATCGCCTCCGGTATAGGTTGCCGGGGCGCCGGCCGCGGTGTCCGGCGTTCCGGCGGGCAGCGCGCCGAAGGCGGCGGATATCCGGTCGACCATGTCCTGGTGCGAGACGGCTCCCGCGGCCGAGACGACGATCCGGTCGGGCGTGTAGTTGCGGCGCAGATAGGCGCGAAGGTCGTTCCGGGAGAAGCCGGTGACGCTGGCGCGCGTGCCGAGGATGGGGCGGCCCACGATCTGCCCGGCAAAGGCGGCGGACTGGAAGTGGTCGAAGACGATGTCGTCCGGCGTGTCCTCCGCCGCTCCCAGCTCCTGGAGGATGACGTGTTTCTCACGAGAGAGTTCGTCTTCGTCGAAGCGGGAATCGAGCAGGATGTCGCACAGTATATCGACTGCCAGAGGCACGTCCTCGCGCATGACGCGCGCATAATAGGCGGTCGTCTCGACGCTGGTGGAAGCGTTGATTTCGCCGCCGACGTCTTCGATCTCCTCAGCGATCTGGCGTGCGCTGCGCCGCCCCGTGCCTTTGAAGGCCATGTGCTCGAGCAGATGGGCGATGCCATGCTCGTTCTCGCGTTCGTCGCGCGCGCCGGCCTTGACCCAAATGCCCAGCGCCGCGCTTTCCAGCTTGGGCATGTGGTCTGTCGCGATGGTCAGCCCGTTCGACAGGCGGGTGATTTCCACGGTCGGGCGGCTCATGCTGCGGCCCCGGTCATGGCGGCGCGGCTGTGCCCGGCGATGAATGCCTTGATGGCGGCTGCGTCGTTGCCGAGAACCGTGAACACTTCGGACCTCTCCATCAGGTCTGCATGGGTTGGCGGCAGGGCCGGGCGGATGCCGCAGGCGGCTTCCACCGCATCGGGGAATTTGGCGGGATGTGCGGTGCCCAGGACAATCATGACGCCGTCATGCGGGGCGGACGCGGCGACGCAGACGGCAACCGCCGTATGCGGGTCGAGAAGATAGGCGCGCGTGTCGTTGATGGTGCGGATCGTTTCCGCCGTCGCCGCCTCGTCGGCGCGTCCGGCGTCGAATTCGGCGCGGATCGCCGCAAGAACGTCGTCCGGCAGGGTGAAGCGCCCGGATTGCGACAGGCTCTGCATCAGCCGTGTGACGAGGGCCGCGTCGCGGCCGCTGGCCTCGAACAGCAGCCTTTCGAAGTTGGAGGACACCTGGATGTCCATCGACGGCGACGTCGTCGGGTGGACGCCCTGCGTCTCGTAGACGCCATCGGCCAGCGTGCGTGCGAGGATGTCGTTGGCATTGGTGGCGATGACCAGCCGGTCGATGGGCAGGCCCATGCGCTTTGCGGCGTATCCGGCGAAGATGTCGCCGAAATTGCCCGTCGGCACGGTGAAGGAGATCTTGCGGCCGGGGGCGCCGAGGCTGGCCGCTGCCGTGAAGTAGTAGACGATCTGGGCCATGATGCGTGCCCAGTTGATGGAATTGACGCCCGACAAGGCCGTATCGCGGCGGAATGCGGCATCGTTGAACATCGCCTTCACCAGGGCCTGACAGTCGTCGAAGGTGCCCTCGATGGCCAGGGCATGCACATTGGCCGCGCCATGCCCCGTCATCTGCCGCTGCTGCACGGGGGAAACGCGCCCCTTGGGAAACAGGATGAAGATGTCGGTCCGGGCCGACTGTGCGAAGGCGGCGATGGCCGCCCCGCCGGTATCGCCTGAGGTGGCGCCCACGATGGTTGCGCGCTGGCCGCGCTCGGCCAGGACATGGTCCATCAGGCGGGCCAGGAGCTGCATCGCCACGTCCTTGAACGCGAGCGTCGGCCCGTGGAACAGCTCCAGCACGTAGGTGTCGGCGTCGGTCTGGACGAGAGGCGCAACCGCCGGATGGCGGAACGTGGCATAGGCCTCGTCGACCATGCGGCGCAGATCCGCATCGGCGATCTCGCCGCCGACATAGGGCTTCAGCACCGCGAAGGCGACGTCGGCATAGGGTTTTCCGGCGAAGCCCTCGACGGTGGCGGCGGAAACGGTGGGCCAGGTTTCAGGCACGTACAGGCCGCCGTCGCTGGCCAACCCGGCCAGGAGGACATCTGCGAAACCGAGGCGAGGGGCCTGCCCCCGCGAACTGACGTATCTCACGATAACTCCCATCCTGCATTCCGGCGCCGGCGGGCCGACGCCGCACGCATTCGCGCGAAGAGAACTCCTCTAACACGAATGAGAGGGCCTGTTCCAACCCCGCTCACTTGAATTGCGGGCCGGTGACGTGGAATCGATGCTGTCTATGACGGCGCGGAAGCGAATCGCGACGCGGCGCGGAAAAGCGTGGAGAAACGGCATGTCGGCATTTACCGGAAAAATCGCGCTGGCGGCTGTCGGCCTTGCGGCCGTGCTGGCCGGCTGCACGACGCAGGGGCAGGGCAGCGGACCGCAGAGCGCGCCGATGGCCGCCGCCGATCCGCGCGACTGTCCGCGCATCGAGGTGCCGGAAGCGCGGGCGGTCATGCGAAAGGGCACCGCGCCGGCCTACGAGTATGTCGTCTCGGTATCGGAGGTGACGCGCTCCTGCCGCATCGAGGGCGGGCAGGTTTATATGGATGTCGGGGTGGCCGGGCGCATCGTGCCGGGGGCCGCGGCCCGTGCCGGCCAGATCACGGTGCCGATGCGGGTCACGGTCGGCAACGCCAGCGGCGAGATCTATTCCAAGACCGGCCGTGTCGCCGCCAGCGTGGTGCCCGGCGGCCCGACGCAATTCACCTATGTCGACCGCGGCATCGTCGTGCCCGAAGGCGGCCGGCTGCTGGTGCAGGCCGGCCTGGACCAGTAGTCACCCACGCGGGAGCGCTCAGACGCGCTCCCAGTCGGCGAAGGCCTCGACGATGGCGGGGAAGTCGGACAGGCGGCTGATGACCGTCTCCGCCCCCGCCTCGGTGAGGGAGTCCGCATGGCCGCGATGCGAATGCTTGCCGCCGGTGAAACCGACGACGCGGCATCCGGCCGCGACGGCGGCCGCCACCCCGTGGACCGAGTCCTCCAGCACGATGGCCTCTTCCGGGGCGACGCCGAACTCTTTGCAGGCATACAGGAAGACGTCCGGTGCGGGCTTGCCCCGCTTGGTTCCGACCTCGCGCGAGGGGAAGACATAGGGGCGGAAGCGGTCCCACAGGCCGGCCGGCTTCAGCATGAGTTGCAGCCGGTTCATCATCGAGTTGGAACAGATGCAGCGGGGCAGGTCGAGCTTGTCGAGCATGTCGTGGACGCCCTGTATCGTGGCGACCTTCGCAAGCCGGACGTCGCTTTCACGTTCGACATCCGCCACGAAGCGATCCGGGAAGTGTACCCCCGTCTCTTCCGTCAGGATCTCGGTGATACGCGTCAGGGTCAGGCCGGCAAATCGCTCGGAAATCTCCTCCGGTGAAAACTCCAGGCCAAGCTCGGCCAGCTTCTCGGATTCGATCTGTGCGGCGACGATCTCTGAATCGACGAGGACGCCGTCGCAGTCGAAGATGATGAGCGAAAGTGCCATCCCGTTGAAAACTCCTGTCAATGAGCATGCGATCGAACGCGTCGCAGACGCATTCATAAAGATTCGAGCGGGCACTTCATGGATTGTTTACCCCGTTCGATAACCATGACCCCGGTTTTGTTTTGCGTTGAACCCGTGGGTGTCCCGATGTCGAATGCGCGTCCTGCGTCGAAAGTGCAACCTGTTTCCACACATCTGGAATGGCGCGACACCATCATCAAGGGCGACTGCATCTCGCGCCTCGAGGCGCTGCCCGAGAAATCGGTGGACGCCATCTTTGCCGATCCGCCCTACAACCTGCAGCTGGGCGGAGACCTGACCCGGCCCGACCAGTCCAAGGTGGACGCGGTCGACGATGCGTGGGACCAGTTCGAAAGCTTCTCGGCTTACGATTCCTTCACGCGCGCATGGCTTCTGGCCGCGCGCCGGGTGTTGAAGCCCAATGGCACGATCTGGGTGATCGGCTCGTACCACAACATCTTCCGGGTCGGCGCGATCATGCAGGACCTGGGGTTCTGGATGCTCAACGACATCGTATGGCGCAAGGCCAACCCGATGCCGAACTTTCGCGGACGCCGCTTCCAGAACGCGCACGAGACGATGATCTGGGCGTCACGCGACCGGGAGGCCAAGGGCTACACATTCAACTACGAAGCGATGAAGGCCGCCAATGACGATCTTCAGATGCGCTCGGACTGGCATTTTCCGATCTGCTCCGGTTCGGAGCGCCTGAAGGGAGAGGACGGCCGCAAGGTGCATCCGACGCAGAAGCCCGAGGCGCTGCTGGCGCGCGTGATCCTGTCGTCGACGCGGCCGGGAGATACGATCCTGGATCCGTTCTTCGGCACCGGCACCACCGGCGCCGTGGCCAAGCGCCTCGGCCGCCACTTCGTGGGCATCGAGCGCGAGGACAGCTACATCGAGGCGGCGCGCGCGCGCATCGACGCGGTGGAACCGCTGGACAGCCTGTCCATCCGCATCACCGCCGGCAAGCGCGCCGAGCCGCGCATTCCCTTCACGACGCTGATCGAGGCCGGGCTCCTGGCACCCGGAACGGAGCTGACGGACGCGCGCGGGCGCTACAGCGCGCTGGTGCGTGCCGATGGCACGATCGCCAGCGGCACCCATGCCGCGTCCATCCATCGAATGGGCGCCCATGTACAGGGCGTCGAGGCCTGCAATGGCTGGACCTTCTGGCATGTGCGGGAAGGCGGCGAGTTGCGGCCGATCGACGAACTGCGCAAGGAAGTGCGCGCCCGCATGGGCACTATCTGAGGCGCACGGCAACCATCCTCGGTTTCTTGCGTCCCGGTTCTCCCGTGGCAGAACTCCGCCCCATCGAGGCTTCTCGATGGCGTGGGAGGACGCAACAACATGGACAGCATCGCTTGCCACTGGGACGAAGCGCGGGCCGAAAGGCTGATGGGCGCAACCGTTCTCGTCGGGATCACGCATGACGAGGCGGCGAAGCGCCGGGTGGAGCATTTCGTCGGCACGGTCGTCGGCGTCAGCCGCACGGATGGGATCATCCTGGCGCTTCACGGCAGCCGCGAGGGCGAAACCTGCCGCCTTCCGGCGGATCTGGATGCGTTTCGCGCCGTAGCGAAAGGCGATACGCCGGACGCCGACTACGTGACCGACTGGATCCGAACCACCCGGCGTACCGGCGCCTGAAGCGCAGGTGGGGCCGGGCTCATCGCTTCATGGCCGTCGCTCCGGGTCGAGCGCACATGCGATGCATTTGCGCATGAGGGTCGGCAGTGCACGATCCTCCAGGCCGACGACCGGCTGCCACCACATTCCTTCCGGCGCCGCGGCGCCTGTTTCCGCGTGCCAGACGGAAAGCTTCAGCCGGAAATGGGTGAAGGTATGTTCGACCGTTCCGGCCAGGGTCCAGGCGGCGGCCAACGGCGCGGCCGAGATATCGGTGACGCCGTCGAGGCGCGCCGTCCAACCCGTCATCGGCGGCTCTTCCATGCCGGCGAGAAGGCCGGTCGAAGGGCGTGTCCGCAGAAGCACGGCTCCGAGGCGGGGGTGTTCCGCCACGAAGGCGGCGCCCGCCCGCAGGGGCTTCTCGGCCTTCGGTGCCTTGACGGGCAGGGTCTCCTGGATGCCGTCTGCACGTGCGGCGCACGGCTCGACCACCGGGCAGATGGTGCAGGCGGGCCGGCGCGGGGTGCAGATCGTGGCGCCCAGATCCATCATGGCCTGCGCGAAGTCGCCCGGCCGGTCCGGTGGCGTCATGGCCTGCATCGCCGTCCGGATAGCCGGCTTGGCCGCCGGAAGCGGTGTCCGGATGCGCTCCAGCCGGCTGACGACGCGCTCCACATTGCCATCCACGACAGCCACCTGTTCGTCATAGGCGATGGCGGCGATGGCGGCGGCGGTATAATCGCCGATGCCCGGCAGGTCCCGCAGGCCGGCGGCGCTACCCGGAAATGCCCCGCCGCGCGCCGAGACGGCCCGCGCGCATGCAAGCAGGTTTCTGGCCCGGGCGTAATAGCCGAGGCCGGCCCACGCCGCCATCACCTCTTCGTCCCGCGCCGCGGCCAGCGCATCGACGGTGGGCCAGCGCGACAGGAAGTCCGCATAGTAGGATTTGACGGCGGCGACCGTGGTCTGCTGCAGCATGATCTCGGACAGCCAGACGCGATACGGATCGGGACGGATGCCAGCGCGCCTGTCGCCGGGGCCGATCCGCCACGGCAGCCGCCGCGCATGCGCGTCGTACCAATCCAGAAGGCGGGGGATGACCGTGCCCGCCATGTCGTGTCGCTGCATCCGACCGCCTCTCGTTCAAGCGAGGGCCTAGGGCAAAACAACCGGCCCCGCAATCACCCGGCACGATGCCTGCGAAAGGGCCGTCGTCTTGACAGGGCACACTCAAGCGTTCATCCGAACGGCTGACTCATCAGCCAAAGTTGCCCGGTTTCGTGCGGATCATTCATTACGTCATCAATCTCGACCGGTCGCAGGACAGGCTTTCTGCGGTTATGGCGGATGCCGCCTCCGCCGGCATCGAACTGGTCCGCGTGCCGGCGGTGGATGGCCGCGCCGCGTCGCAGGAGGAGCGGCTCCGCCTGCTCGACGTGCCGGGTTTCCTGCGGAACCACGGTAAGCGACCGCAACCTGGGGAGTACGGCTGCTACGCCAGCCATCTGCGCGCCTTCGAAGCCTTCCTGGCCAGCGATGCGGATATCGCCGTGATTTTCGAGGACGACGCGGCCCCCGATGCCGGGTTCCAAAAGGTGGTGCAGGATATCGCCTCGGTCGACGACTGGGATCTCGTCAAGCTCGTCAACTACCGCATGCCCCGCCTGAAGGTGGATCGCACCCTGTCCGGCGGTATCCGCATGGGACGGGCGATGTTCGGGCCGACCGGCGGGTCGGCGGCCTACATGCTCAACCGCAGGGCCGCCGAACGCTTGCTGCAAGGCCTGCGCCCCATGACGCTGCCCTACGACGTGGCGATGGAGCGCGGCTGGGCGCACGATATCCGCGTCCGGCATGTCGAGCCGAATGCCGTGGGCCTCAACCCACTGACCAACGAGGGGACCACGATGGAAGGGCAAAGCTACTCGGCCTTTCGGCTGAAGCCATGGCAGAGGCTTCCCACGCTTCGGTTCCGGGCGGGTGATTTCGTGTCGCGTATCCGCGCGGCATTGGCGGGCGGACGGTGAGGGTGCAGAGGTTCCTGCTGCTGCGGCGGCGCACCGACCCGTTGCTTCTGACCGCCGCCATGGCGCTGATCGGCGTCCTGGTTTCCATCGGCAAGGGGCTCTTCGCCCTGCTGGCCGTGGTGGGCGTCGTGCATGCCATCATCCGACCCTCCAGCTGGCGTCTTGCACCGCCGGCATTCACGATCGTCCTGGCGGCCTACGTCGTCTGGTCCATCGGGCTCAGTTTGCTGCGCGGCGAGGGTGTCGACGGCAACAGGCTGCTGTCCTATGCGGCCATCGAGCTGGCCTGCGTGTTCCTGCCGCTTGGCCTGTTTTTCGTGAGGCGTCCTCTGGACGCCATGATCCTCGGCGCCCGTATCGGCGTGGTCGCGCTGCTCATCGCGACGCCGGCCGAGTTCTGGGTGACCGGCACTCGTGTCGGCCTTGGCCGGAACGAGGCGATACTCGGCTTCATCGCCGCGGCTTTCGGCCTGATCGCGCGCCTGCCGATGGAACGCCCGCCGCGAATCCTGCCCAACGGCCGCTGGTGGCTGTACCTGTCCTTCGTGCCGGCGCTGCTGTCGCAGACGCGCGCCACCTGGGGCATCTACCCGATTTTCGGGATCATCGACCTTATCCATGTGTGGCGGCGCGTCGTCGGCGTCGGCGATAAGCGCTCCATGGTGGCGCTGGCGGTGGGGGCCTGCGTTGCCGTGGCGGCGCTGTTGCCGATGTCCGATATCGTGATGCAGCGGGCGGACCAGGCGCTCGTCGAGATCGACCGTTACGAGCAGACCGGCGTCGCGTCGGGCTCGGTCGATGTCCGCATGGCCATGTGGTCCTCCGCGTTCGAGATATGGCGCGAGCATCCGCTGATCGGCATCGGCCATGTCGGCAAGATGGAAACGGTGGCGGATCGAGCCGGGGTGAACGAGGCGCAGGTGGGCCAGTATACGCACCTGCACAACCTCGTGGTGGACGAGGCGCTGAACAGCGGGCTCATCGGCACGATATTGCTTGTCGGCGTCTTCGTCGTATTCATCGCCACGGTGTTCCTGCGATCCCGCAGTACGATGCTGCGCGAAACATCGGTCGTTTTCGTGCTGCTCGTCTTCAGTTATGGTTCCTTCCACGGCGTGCTTCTGAACGAATGGATGGTGACCGTGATCTTCGGCTACATGAGCGTCACCCTGACCGATCTTCGCCGCAAGCAACTCGGCGCCCGTCTTCGGCTGAAGACCGGGCAGGCGTGACATGGCCGCCGGGCCGACGCGTCGGACATGGGCCAGGCAGGTGGGCGAACTGACCGCCGCACTGGTGGAGCCCGTTCTGGCGCGCAAGGCCGGCATGAGCCTCGGGCTGCTGTCGGCATGGCCCGAGATCGTCGGACCGCGGCTGGCCGGGGTGACGCGGCCGGAGCGCCTGCAATGGCCGCCGCAGCGATACGAGGACGAACCCTTTCGGCCGGCCACCCTGATCGTCGCGTGCGAAGGGGCAGACGTACTGCGCCTCCAGCACGAGAGCGGCGAACTCGTGCAGCGGCTGAACGCCTTCTTCGGATATCATGCGGTCGGATCGCTGCGCATCGTCCAGCGCGCGGTCGCGGTGACGCCTCCCGACAGGAAGCCCGCCTGGCGTGCGCCAGACAGCGTCCAGCAGAAGCGGATCGAGGAGGCGGTGTCGCGGATCGAAAGCGACCGTCTTCGCAAGGCGCTGGAGCGCTACGGCGCATGCGTCATGGGCCGCAACAATGGCCGCCAGGACCCCTGACCCGGGTCCATCGCCGCTAATGCGCCGCAACGCCCTATTCGTGGCGCAGTTTATCGGATAGCTGGAATGCGAAGGGTGACGACGTCAAAGGAAGAGATCATGTCGTTTTCGAACAAGTCCAGGCAGAGGCTTTCCGCCATGCTTCTGGCCGGCGCGGTGTTGATGGCGGGCGCACCCGCCTATACCGGCGCTGCGATCGCGCAGGAAACGGCGGCGCCGCAGCCCCAGGGCACGGTGGATGCGGAAGCCCTGATGCGGCCGGGCGAGCTGCCGGACATCGTGATCGGCAATCCGGACGCGCCCGTCA
This genomic window from Aureimonas sp. OT7 contains:
- a CDS encoding sensor domain-containing phosphodiesterase, with translation MITGRFFQSVALRLFATVLALLAVMGVARALEPVSIGRDTVAVDLMPAVELHRVGGNNFQVSTVPGADGIVRRIEVESVSANPSGNWAVFSLANNADTQIDRLVVAPHFKLAGSGVVWPDLGSRRIAAITPSEGFALDRQESSEADLFLVTLDPGSVITFVAELSSDRLPEIRLWEPNAYKDTVNAFTLYRGIVLGIAGLLAVFLTILFVVKGSAVFPATAALAWAVLAYICIDFDFWQKLVPIQPGQERLWRAGTEVAIAFTLVVFLYAYLNLNRWHRALSAFTVIWLCGLGGLGVLAAFEPAVASGVARMSMVAIAAIGAVLILALAIKGYDRAVMLIPTWALVCGWLVAAAMTVQGRIDNDIVQSALGGGLVLIVLLFGFTVMQHAFAGGTVSAGPISDMERRSLALSGTGDAIWDWDVTRDRIYVGAEAEESAGLPIRTMNGPARDWLPILHPDDRDRFKATLDAVIEHRRGRISQDFRVRGDDGHYHWMNLHSRPVLGSDGEVVRCVGTLKDVTGRRKSEERLLHDALHDQLTGLPNRELLLDRLDALAALIGSQIDMRPTVFVIDLDDFGRINEAYGVVTGDTVLLTVARRLRRVLKPQDSLARLDADRFAIILNSRTDIAEVAAFAEFLRGVIRAPIGFTDTEIGLTGSIGLTGWTEGAGAEELLKEAELAMYEAKRLGGDRIEPFRPSFKTVGSGRFELEADLRRAFARHELHVYFQPVIRVKDGTTAGFEALLRWEHPKRGLVPLGELVPVAEASGQLDALCQLVLDEAVRRLSDWQRIAGYSNLFVCVDILSGHLLRQDLVNDVNLVLKRYKIAPETLRLEMTEASVMANPERTARVLERLRKMDVGLTLDEFGSGRSSLSDLMRFQFDAVKIDRSFLRGDRREERLMIYHSIIAMAHDLGLTVIAEGVENTADAEKIRQFKCDFIQSRMHSPAVSAEEARRRLQDRNGQKKVIAKIRRTA
- a CDS encoding site-specific DNA-methyltransferase; this translates as MSNARPASKVQPVSTHLEWRDTIIKGDCISRLEALPEKSVDAIFADPPYNLQLGGDLTRPDQSKVDAVDDAWDQFESFSAYDSFTRAWLLAARRVLKPNGTIWVIGSYHNIFRVGAIMQDLGFWMLNDIVWRKANPMPNFRGRRFQNAHETMIWASRDREAKGYTFNYEAMKAANDDLQMRSDWHFPICSGSERLKGEDGRKVHPTQKPEALLARVILSSTRPGDTILDPFFGTGTTGAVAKRLGRHFVGIEREDSYIEAARARIDAVEPLDSLSIRITAGKRAEPRIPFTTLIEAGLLAPGTELTDARGRYSALVRADGTIASGTHAASIHRMGAHVQGVEACNGWTFWHVREGGELRPIDELRKEVRARMGTI
- the thrC gene encoding threonine synthase; amino-acid sequence: MRYVSSRGQAPRLGFADVLLAGLASDGGLYVPETWPTVSAATVEGFAGKPYADVAFAVLKPYVGGEIADADLRRMVDEAYATFRHPAVAPLVQTDADTYVLELFHGPTLAFKDVAMQLLARLMDHVLAERGQRATIVGATSGDTGGAAIAAFAQSARTDIFILFPKGRVSPVQQRQMTGHGAANVHALAIEGTFDDCQALVKAMFNDAAFRRDTALSGVNSINWARIMAQIVYYFTAAASLGAPGRKISFTVPTGNFGDIFAGYAAKRMGLPIDRLVIATNANDILARTLADGVYETQGVHPTTSPSMDIQVSSNFERLLFEASGRDAALVTRLMQSLSQSGRFTLPDDVLAAIRAEFDAGRADEAATAETIRTINDTRAYLLDPHTAVAVCVAASAPHDGVMIVLGTAHPAKFPDAVEAACGIRPALPPTHADLMERSEVFTVLGNDAAAIKAFIAGHSRAAMTGAAA
- a CDS encoding HAD-IA family hydrolase — its product is MALSLIIFDCDGVLVDSEIVAAQIESEKLAELGLEFSPEEISERFAGLTLTRITEILTEETGVHFPDRFVADVERESDVRLAKVATIQGVHDMLDKLDLPRCICSNSMMNRLQLMLKPAGLWDRFRPYVFPSREVGTKRGKPAPDVFLYACKEFGVAPEEAIVLEDSVHGVAAAVAAGCRVVGFTGGKHSHRGHADSLTEAGAETVISRLSDFPAIVEAFADWERV
- a CDS encoding GNAT family protein; this encodes MAFLDWLSRVTAPRLEGDGLVLRLPEIRDYAAWAELREESQGFLAPWEPAWSDDELSRNAYRERLSRYRGEARERTAYNFFVFGDGGATLYGGLSLGLIRRGVAQSGTLGYWMGERYAGRGHMSAAVRLVSIYAFDVEGLHRLEAACLPSNERSSRLLERAGFRQEGYLRKYLKIAGEWEDHNLYSLLAEDWSRSRRMGRDADRR
- a CDS encoding pitrilysin family protein, with the protein product MSRPTVEITRLSNGLTIATDHMPKLESAALGIWVKAGARDERENEHGIAHLLEHMAFKGTGRRSARQIAEEIEDVGGEINASTSVETTAYYARVMREDVPLAVDILCDILLDSRFDEDELSREKHVILQELGAAEDTPDDIVFDHFQSAAFAGQIVGRPILGTRASVTGFSRNDLRAYLRRNYTPDRIVVSAAGAVSHQDMVDRISAAFGALPAGTPDTAAGAPATYTGGDFREARDLADAQIVLGFEGRPYYARDFYASQVLSIILGGGMSSRLFQEIRESRGLCYAVSAFHWSFSDSGIFGVHAATGEEELAELAPVIIDELMRAASGITEKEVNRARAQMRSSLLMSQESPASRAAQIARQLMFKGAPIDNTELLDRLAAISAERLADLAGRTFLGSRPTLAAIGPVGHLPTIEALSERLGTPGGEVPRRVSAR